From the Primulina tabacum isolate GXHZ01 chromosome 3, ASM2559414v2, whole genome shotgun sequence genome, one window contains:
- the LOC142541058 gene encoding profilin-4-like, translating to MSWQTYVDEHLMCDVDGVHLTAAAIIGQDGSVWAQSSTFPQFKPEEMSNIAKDFEEPGFLAPTGLYLGGHKYMVIQGEPGAVIRGKKGAGGITIKKTGQALIFGLYEEPMTPGQCNMVVEKMGDYLIDQGL from the exons ATGTCGTGGCAGACTTACGTGGACGAGCACTTGATGTGCGATGTGGACGGTGTTCACCTCACCGCCGCCGCCATCATCGGCCAAGACGGGAGCGTCTGGGCCCAGAGCTCCACCTTCCCTCAG TTCAAACCCGAGGAGATGTCTAACATTGCAAAGGATTTTGAGGAGCCTGGATTTCTTGCTCCCACTGGACTGTACCTTGGAGGCCACAAGTATATGGTGATTCAAGGGGAGCCTGGCGCTGTTATTCGTGGAAAGAAG GGGGCTGGCGGTATAACCATAAAGAAAACTGGGCAAGCTCTCATTTTCGGCCTCTATGAGGAACCGATGACGCCTGGACAGTGCAACATGGTTGTTGAGAAAATGGGAGACTACCTTATCGACCAGGGCCTGTAG